From a single Brassica napus cultivar Da-Ae chromosome C9, Da-Ae, whole genome shotgun sequence genomic region:
- the LOC106424646 gene encoding ribosome biogenesis protein WDR12 homolog, with product MDGGGEDASKVIHVKFVTKLDSPFQVPSSSVVIPSNVTRLGLSSIVNSLLTLEKHEAFDFLIDGELIRMSLEQFLLAKGISAERTLEIEYIRAVAPRKEEKPSLHDDWVSAVDGSSSRFILTGCYDGLGRIWSSPESCTHILEGHSGAISSIAFVNSEGAENVTVATAAKDRTLRLFKVDTAESGDPTTRVGAYKILRGHKASVASVAAQKYGSKICSGSWDCTINLWDTDEATSELSVAGKRRKGNNQAEETQLEGEAESTFVGHTQCVSSVVWPEHDVIYSCSWDHSVRRWDVPTGKESLNLFCGKALNTVDVGGEGSALVAAGGSDPILRVWDPRKPGTSAPVFQFASHASWISACKWHKSSWFHLLSASYDGKIMLWDLRTAWPLSVIDTHKDKVLCADWWKGDSVVSGGADSNLRISSGISIS from the exons ATGGACGGCGGAGGAGAAGACGCGTCTAAAGTAATCCACGTGAAGTTCGTGACGAAGCTTGACTCACCGTTCCAAGTTCCGTCCAGCTCCGTGGTTATCCCTTCCAATGTCACTCGTCTCGGTCTCTCCTCCATCGTCAACTCTCTTCTCACTCTCG AGAAACATGAGGCATTTGACTTTTTGATCGATGGGGAGCTTATTCGAATGTCACTTGAACAGTTTCTTCTCGCCAAGGGAATCTCAGCG GAACGAACTCTTGAAATAGAATACATAAGGGCTGTGGCGCCACGGAAGGAGGAGAAACCTTCATTGCATGATGACTGGGTCAGTGCTGTTGATGGTTCTTCGTCCAG atTCATTTTGACCGGCTGCTATGATGGGTTAGGAAG GATATGGAGCTCTCCTGAGTCGTGTACACACATTTTAGAAGGCCACTCTGGGGCAATCTCTTCTATTGCCTTTGTTAACTCCGAAG GTGCAGAAAATGTTACTGTAGCAACTGCCGCTAAAGATCGAACATTGAGATTGTTTAAG GTTGATACAGCTGAATCTGGTGACCCTACTACAAGAGTTGGGGCTTACAAAATATTACGTGGGCACAAGGCGTCGGTGGCAAGTGTTGCAGCTCAGAAATACGGGAGCAAG ATTTGCTCGGGTTCATGGGATTGCACGATCAATTTATGGGACACAGATGAGGCTACTTCAGAGTTGTCAGTAGcagggaagagaagaaaagggAATAATCAGGCCGAGGAAACTCAGTTAGAG GGAGAAGCGGAGAGTACATTTGTTGGACACACACAGTGTGTCTCATCAGTTGTTTGGCCGGAGCATGATGTGATTTATTCCTGTTCATGGGACCATTCTGTAAGGAGATGGGATGTTCCCACAGGGAAAGAATCTTTGAACTTG TTCTGTGGAAAAGCTCTCAACACGGTAGATGTTGGAGGTGAAGGCTCTGCGCTTGTAGCTGCTGGTGGGTCAGATCCAATACTTAGAGTATGGGATCCTCGTAAGCCTG GAACATCTGCTCCAGTGTTTCAATTTGCTTCACACGCATCATGGATTTCCGCCTGTAAATGGCACAAAAGCTCTTGGTTTCACTTGCTCTCAGCTTCATATGATGGCAAAATCATGCTCTGGGATCTCAGAACCGCT TGGCCTTTGTCAGTGATCGACACTCACAAGGATAAG GTTTTATGTGCTGACTGGTGGAAAGGAGACAGCGTAGTGAGCGGAGGAGCAGACTCTAACCTTCGAATCTCTTCCGGAATCTCAATTTCTTAA
- the LOC106424765 gene encoding uncharacterized protein LOC106424765 has translation MKQSGYDEMQLLQQQVMLKQLHALQMQQQNFSNPYSSTAQKQANSSRQFPPLLDEMPLNDSSQGYLNWPQRSATPGQQGMFSMGFGSQQPDVSLYGAPVGNARGNMSQQPPIQAMYQEPGSIAFSNPFFKSQYDPSPPQLPLQQGTFMSNLGVQGTGSVNLLSQQFDSSPKDSSGRQEEQASWSSFQQKDTTKLSQGLDPLEEKILFSMEDSSSISEIASGVFGDSVSFSSPFPSSMQSGSWSALMQTAVAEASSSETGLPEEFSGLTYQNMEMSADINDISNFIADSDKQQPSFPGFQVPSNQMRPGLFQDDSTTPVSTQRSSNVTGHWVDCNPQPKISKGNMYMQSLGMFDQLQSQTGIHRSSTAASHLAGMSSSLVPRQLGQAGMFPQFIQQNDLSTVSVSQMQTTNPFVASLPDNATLPGLGGHTTSQTRSPQRGTNQQFNVWMDLPSRQHLLDQEPVKVPAEILRSDVTTWQKSQQMSSTGYNLQQRIGLPQGLGAADFNKLPMDSGMSSMSQLKSFAFPGGASRNDQMQPAHESQVIPEKLPQHSKPLDTMHKHAEIIAPKKRKLMRTKKLPWHEEVSNASQRDHTISEAEQEWARVANFLAEKAEYDTHTFEFAPPLHRSKRRLVVTSQLMQQLLDPPPSLRLFSKASSSCDVLCFFIARATLADACSLTHKRENGLPPSSYEIDKIPKKIESLTEKANKLKESFERLEKTQSMAELKFDIEDLERFSVINRFARFHSKGPVSGQATLLKPMPQRYVAVGPMPRSIPEGVQCISL, from the exons ATGAAGCAGTCTGGTTACGATGAGATGCAGCTGTTGCAGCAGCAGGTGATGCTCAAGCAGCTACATGCTCTTCAAATGCAGCAGCAGAACTTTTCAAACCCTTATTCGTCTACAGCTCAGAAGCAAGCTAACAGTAGCAGACAGTTTCCACCTCTTCTTGATGAAATGCCTCTAAATGATTCTTCACAAGGATATCTAAACTGGCCACAGAGGAGCGCAACCCCAGGCCAACAAGGAATGTTTTCTATGGGTTTTGGTTCTCAGCAGCCTGATGTTTCTCTCTACGGTGCTCCGGTTGGTAATGCAAGAGGTAATATGAGTCAACAGCCTCCGATTCAAGCGATGTATCAGGAACCTGGCAGCATAGCATTTAGCAACCCTTTCTTTAAAAGTCAATATGATCCATCTCCACCACAGTTACCTCTCCAGCAGGGAACATTTATGTCAAATCTTGGAGTTCAAGGGACAGGTTCAGTCAATCTCCTTTCTCAACAATTTGACAGCTCTCCAAAAGATTCTAGTGGGAGGCAGGAGGAACAAGCAAGCTGGTCTTCGTTTCAGCAGAAGGATACCACGAAGCTGTCTCAAGGTCTTGACCCACTAGAAGAGAAGATTCTGTTCAGTATGGAAGACAGTAGTAGCATCTCCGAGATTGCTTCCGGAGTGTTTGGTGACAGTGTGAGTTTCTCCAGTCCTTTCCCATCATCTATGCAGAGTGGGAGCTGGAGCGCGCTTATGCAGACCGCTGTTGCTGAAGCTTCTAGCAGCGAGACTGGTCTTCCCGAGGAGTTCAGCGGCTTAACGTATCAGAACATGGAAATGTCTGCCGACATTAATGACATATCCAACTTCATAGCAGACAGTGATAAGCAACAGCCTAGCTTCCCTGGGTTTCAGGTGCCTTCGAATCAGATGAGGCCAGGTCTCTTTCAGGATGATAGTACTACTCCTGTTTCCACTCAGAGGTCCTCGAATGTGACTGGTCACTGGGTGGATTGTAATCCTCAACCGAAGATATCTAAAGGTAATATGTATATGCAGTCCTTGGGGATGTTTGATCAGCTACAGTCTCAGACAGGCATCCATCGCTCCAGTACAGCTGCAAGTCACTTAGCCGGTATGTCTTCTTCACTTGTGCCTCGTCAGCTCGGGCAAGCGGGGATGTTCCCGCAGTTCATACAACAGAATGATCTGTCCACCGTGTCTGTATCCCAAATGCAGACGACTAATCCATTTGTAGCGTCTTTACCTGACAATGCAACACTTCCAGGCCTTGGAGGCCACACCACTAGTCAGACTAGATCTCCCCAACGAGGTACCAATCAGCAGTTTAATGTGTGGATGGACTTACCAAGTCGCCAGCATCTTTTGGATCAAGAACCAGTCAAAGTTCCCGCTGAGATATTGAGAAGTGATGTCACAACGTGGCAAAAGTCCCAACAGATGTCGTCCACAGGATATAATCTGCAACAGAGGATTGGTTTGCCTCAAGGGCTGGGAGCAGCTGATTTTAATAAACTGCCAATGGATAGTGGAATGAGCTCAATGTCACAGCTTAAGTCATTTGCGTTCCCTGGTGGAGCCTCTCGAAATGATCAGATGCAACCTGCACATGAGTCTCAAGTGATTCCCGAGAAGTTGCCTCAGCATTCTAAGCCTTTAGACACAATGCACAAACATGCAGAGATAATCGCACCAAAGAAACGCAAACTTATGAGAACAAAGAAGCTGCCTTGGCATGAAGAAGTCTCTAATGCATCCCAAAGGGATCACACAATCAG TGAGGCAGAACAAGAATGGGCCAGAGTTGCTAACTTCTTAGCTGAGAAG GCCGAGTATGATACTCATACCTTCGAGTTTGCACCGCCACTGCACCGTTCAAAGAGAAGACTTGTTGTAACATCACAGCTTATGCAGCAGCTACTTGATCCTCCACCCTCACTCCGCTTATTTTCAAAAGCATCGTCAAGCTGTGATGTTTTGTGCTTCTTCATTGCTAGAGCAACTCTTGCTGATGCTTGCAGCCTTACCCACAAGAGAGAGAATGGTttgccaccatcatcatatgagATTGACAA GATACCAAAAAAGATTGAGAGTTTAACAGAGAAAGCAAATAAACTCAAGGAAAGCTTTGAAAG ACTGGAGAAGACACAGTCAATGGCAGAATTAAAATTCGACATAGAGGACTTGGAAAGATTCTCTGTTATCAACCGTTTTGCAAGGTTTCACAGCAAGGGACCAGTCTCCGGACAAGCCACTCTTCTAAAACCGATGCCACAGAGATACGTTGCGGTTGGACCGATGCCTCGGAGCATACCAGAGGGAGTACAATGCATTTCATTATGA